A genomic window from Ignavibacteria bacterium includes:
- a CDS encoding SRPBCC domain-containing protein, translated as MEKQNELKIVRSFNASKEQVWHAWSDEEHFKQWWGPKEFTCPDCSIDFKVGGKWLASMMDNNGNKIWATGVYKEIVPYEKIVFTDCFADEKSNVISSEVYGMKGIPMEMLVTVLIKESSGKTEMTIIHKGLPEGELKTGANIGWNTSIDKMEESFK; from the coding sequence ATGGAAAAACAAAATGAATTAAAAATTGTAAGAAGTTTCAATGCTTCTAAAGAGCAGGTCTGGCATGCATGGAGCGACGAGGAACATTTTAAACAGTGGTGGGGACCCAAAGAATTCACCTGTCCTGATTGTTCCATCGATTTTAAAGTTGGCGGCAAATGGCTTGCCAGTATGATGGATAATAACGGCAATAAAATCTGGGCAACAGGTGTTTACAAAGAGATCGTTCCGTATGAAAAAATAGTTTTTACTGATTGTTTTGCAGATGAGAAAAGTAATGTGATATCTTCAGAAGTTTACGGGATGAAAGGAATACCTATGGAAATGCTTGTGACTGTACTTATAAAGGAAAGCAGCGGTAAAACAGAAATGACCATTATTCATAAAGGATTACCTGAAGGTGAGCTCAAAACTGGCGCTAATATTGGCTGGAATACTTCAATTGATAAAATGGAAGAAAGCTTTAAATAA
- a CDS encoding N-acetyltransferase — MSTVLKDNTDKKQFELEADGHIARIEYIIMANKILLTHTEVPAELEGKGIGSKIVKLAFEEIEKWGLKLIPLCPFVAKYITKHPEWKKILADDVTIK; from the coding sequence ATGAGTACAGTACTAAAAGATAATACCGATAAAAAACAGTTTGAGCTAGAAGCTGATGGCCATATTGCAAGAATTGAATATATCATTATGGCAAACAAAATATTATTAACTCATACAGAAGTACCGGCAGAACTTGAAGGTAAAGGCATTGGCTCAAAAATTGTTAAGCTGGCATTTGAAGAAATTGAAAAGTGGGGTCTCAAGCTTATACCGCTTTGCCCGTTTGTCGCAAAATATATAACAAAACATCCGGAGTGGAAAAAAATTCTGGCTGATGATGTAACAATAAAATGA
- a CDS encoding cysteine desulfurase yields MSLVYLDNAATTQVDPEVKEAMLPWLGGNYGNSSSVHEAGRKAKVLLEDTRDLFAEFIGARPSEIYFTSGGTEANNFALKGSAFYNLGKKDHIITTAIEHSAVIDTAEYLKNRFGFNITYLKVNKYGRIDLNELNDSLTDKTFLISVMHSNNELGIINDITAAAKLLKDKGIMLHSDMVQSLGKVKFKINELGVNFASFSGHKIYGPKGLGILYIKKDSPIDKFMHGGRQERDRRGGTENIPAIAGFKKAIEILKMKMDTDIERSVDLRKILINEIHSQFKEKITINSADENGMCLPNIVNISFNHKTTKIDPDTLLIKLDMKGIAVSSGSACTSGSVQPSHVLKAIGYDDDTARSSIRISFGRFNNESDIEVLVKGLSEILF; encoded by the coding sequence ATGAGCCTTGTATACTTAGATAATGCAGCCACAACTCAGGTTGATCCGGAGGTAAAGGAAGCGATGCTTCCGTGGCTTGGAGGAAATTACGGGAATTCTTCCTCCGTACATGAAGCGGGCAGGAAAGCGAAGGTATTGCTGGAAGATACCCGAGACCTGTTTGCGGAATTCATCGGTGCAAGGCCTTCTGAAATATACTTCACATCAGGCGGTACCGAAGCAAATAACTTCGCTCTAAAAGGTTCTGCTTTTTACAATCTAGGCAAAAAAGATCATATCATAACAACCGCTATTGAACACTCCGCCGTTATAGATACTGCTGAATACTTAAAGAACAGGTTTGGGTTTAATATCACTTATTTAAAAGTGAACAAATATGGTAGGATCGACCTTAATGAATTAAACGACTCGCTTACAGATAAGACCTTTCTGATCTCTGTAATGCATTCAAACAATGAGCTTGGCATTATTAACGATATCACCGCAGCAGCAAAGCTGCTGAAGGATAAGGGTATTATGCTTCACAGTGATATGGTACAATCATTAGGAAAAGTTAAATTCAAAATTAATGAGCTGGGTGTTAATTTCGCGTCATTTTCAGGGCATAAAATTTACGGGCCTAAAGGCCTTGGGATTTTATATATCAAAAAGGATTCCCCGATAGATAAATTCATGCACGGAGGCAGGCAGGAGCGCGACAGAAGAGGCGGCACAGAGAATATCCCCGCAATTGCAGGGTTTAAAAAAGCAATTGAGATCTTGAAAATGAAAATGGATACTGATATTGAGAGATCTGTTGATCTGAGGAAAATTTTGATTAATGAAATACACTCTCAGTTTAAGGAAAAAATAACCATTAATTCCGCCGATGAAAACGGAATGTGTTTACCCAACATTGTGAATATTTCGTTTAATCACAAAACCACTAAAATTGATCCTGATACACTTTTAATTAAGCTTGATATGAAAGGAATTGCTGTTTCATCAGGCTCAGCCTGCACGTCAGGCTCAGTGCAGCCTTCACATGTACTAAAAGCTATAGGCTATGATGATGATACCGCAAGGTCATCTATCCGTATATCATTTGGCAGATTTAACAATGAATCAGATATTGAAGTTTTAGTTAAGGGATTGAGTGAGATACTTTTTTAA
- a CDS encoding nuclear transport factor 2 family protein: protein MTNKEIIRKVNAGFNSGDTEEILKYVADDVTWECPGFFSHKGIEAFRKEIHNEAFSGLPVITVTNELEDGELVAAEGYVKAAKKDGSPFSCRFFDIYRIEGGKIKEMRSYLVDIK from the coding sequence ATGACAAATAAGGAAATTATAAGAAAAGTTAATGCCGGCTTTAATTCTGGTGATACGGAAGAAATCCTGAAGTATGTGGCAGATGATGTTACATGGGAGTGTCCCGGCTTTTTTTCACATAAAGGGATTGAAGCATTCAGAAAAGAAATCCACAACGAAGCATTTTCCGGCCTGCCTGTTATAACAGTGACCAATGAGCTTGAAGATGGTGAACTGGTTGCAGCTGAAGGATATGTAAAGGCGGCAAAAAAAGACGGAAGCCCTTTTTCCTGCAGGTTCTTTGATATTTACAGGATTGAAGGCGGAAAGATCAAAGAAATGCGTTCATACCTTGTTGATATTAAATAA
- a CDS encoding DUF2442 domain-containing protein produces the protein MDEQIKNELADTEQTENDPQKISITEAHYTAGYSIEMTFSDNTSKTINFEPYMIKSSLPNINKYLDKGKFRKFFIVNGNLIWKNDEMTFPIKDLHSGKLS, from the coding sequence TGCTGATACAGAACAAACAGAGAATGACCCGCAAAAGATATCAATAACAGAAGCGCATTATACTGCAGGTTACTCAATTGAAATGACATTCAGTGATAATACTTCAAAAACAATAAATTTTGAGCCTTACATGATCAAATCATCACTTCCCAATATCAATAAATATCTGGATAAAGGTAAGTTCAGGAAATTCTTTATAGTGAACGGAAATTTAATATGGAAAAATGACGAAATGACTTTCCCAATAAAAGACCTGCATTCAGGCAAGTTAAGCTGA
- a CDS encoding class I SAM-dependent methyltransferase: protein MKINNTEYSYDKQKVKYTANRQTDPVIASLIHSALGDAKTVINIGAGTGSYEPADRILTAVEPSDIMRAQRGPQKVPAIAAFAEDLPFEDNSFDASMALLTIHHWPDLNKGLLEMKRVTKNTMVIMTFDPDDVHRFWLADYCPEMVDIDRARSPKIKYITDTLGSSFKIIKIPVPIDCIDGFNEAFYARPEAFLNESIRRSQSFWDFLPREKEMEAVKKLKEDLDSGNWDKKYGHLKNQNEFVGALRLIIIKK from the coding sequence ATGAAAATAAATAACACTGAATACAGTTACGATAAACAAAAGGTTAAATATACAGCAAACAGGCAAACTGATCCTGTTATTGCTTCGCTGATACACAGCGCACTTGGTGATGCCAAAACAGTAATTAATATCGGGGCAGGAACAGGCTCATATGAGCCGGCAGACCGTATCTTAACAGCAGTTGAACCTTCAGATATTATGCGGGCACAAAGAGGACCCCAAAAAGTACCGGCTATTGCGGCATTTGCCGAAGATCTTCCGTTTGAAGATAACAGCTTTGATGCATCCATGGCCCTGTTGACAATTCATCACTGGCCTGATCTGAATAAAGGGCTGCTGGAAATGAAGCGAGTTACCAAAAACACGATGGTGATCATGACATTCGACCCGGATGATGTACATAGATTCTGGCTTGCAGATTACTGCCCTGAAATGGTAGATATAGACAGGGCACGTTCGCCAAAGATAAAATATATTACAGATACCTTGGGCAGCAGCTTTAAAATTATAAAAATTCCCGTTCCAATTGATTGTATCGATGGTTTCAATGAAGCCTTTTACGCAAGGCCTGAAGCATTCCTGAATGAATCTATCAGAAGGTCTCAATCCTTCTGGGATTTCCTTCCGCGAGAAAAAGAAATGGAAGCGGTAAAAAAACTAAAAGAAGATCTCGATTCAGGAAATTGGGATAAAAAATACGGGCATTTAAAGAACCAAAATGAATTCGTAGGCGCCTTACGGTTAATAATTATAAAAAAATAA
- a CDS encoding SRPBCC family protein, whose translation MKTENTEVTEQSTKTEKEMIFSRIIDAPRELVWKVWTDRDHIAKWWGPDGFTITTRQFELKPGGIWLHTLHGPDGRDYPNKIVFMEIAEPERLLYRHSDDDGAEPVRFHVEVTFKETNGKTHLTMHSIFETEEMLKLVVENYGAFEGALQHLARLREYISTLK comes from the coding sequence ATGAAAACTGAAAACACTGAAGTAACTGAACAAAGCACAAAAACTGAAAAAGAAATGATCTTTTCCCGGATAATTGATGCACCGAGGGAGCTGGTTTGGAAAGTATGGACAGACCGGGATCATATTGCAAAATGGTGGGGTCCGGATGGCTTTACTATTACAACCAGGCAGTTTGAGCTTAAGCCTGGCGGTATCTGGCTGCATACCCTGCACGGACCCGATGGCAGGGATTACCCGAATAAAATTGTTTTTATGGAAATAGCTGAACCTGAAAGGCTTTTATACAGGCATTCAGATGATGACGGCGCTGAACCGGTAAGATTTCATGTTGAGGTAACTTTTAAAGAGACCAATGGGAAAACTCATTTAACAATGCACTCAATATTTGAAACTGAAGAAATGCTTAAATTGGTTGTTGAAAATTATGGCGCATTCGAAGGGGCGTTACAGCACCTGGCAAGACTAAGGGAATATATTTCTACTCTTAAGTAA
- a CDS encoding SRPBCC domain-containing protein produces the protein MQQTKEDVTDLTGRKLVIVREFNAPVETVWNAWTSEEHFKMWWGPEGYTCPYCRIDLKVGGKYLFCMRSSNGKEYWTTGEYLEISAPVKLVYTDSFSDENGNPLPPPFDLTSAEFPEPVKVSVILLDKNGKTVMTLIHEGIPEDELKQLAEKIWNEAFDKMSAVVI, from the coding sequence ATGCAGCAAACTAAAGAAGACGTTACTGATTTAACAGGCAGGAAGCTGGTTATCGTCAGGGAATTTAACGCACCCGTAGAAACAGTCTGGAATGCCTGGACATCCGAAGAGCATTTCAAAATGTGGTGGGGACCGGAAGGATATACCTGCCCATATTGCAGGATCGATCTTAAAGTTGGAGGCAAATATCTTTTCTGTATGCGTTCATCAAACGGAAAGGAATACTGGACAACAGGAGAATACCTTGAAATATCCGCACCGGTTAAGCTTGTGTATACAGATTCATTTTCCGATGAAAACGGAAATCCCCTGCCGCCTCCTTTTGATCTCACTTCAGCGGAATTTCCTGAACCGGTGAAAGTATCCGTTATACTTCTGGATAAAAATGGAAAAACAGTTATGACCCTCATACATGAAGGTATACCTGAGGATGAATTAAAACAGCTTGCTGAAAAGATATGGAACGAAGCATTTGATAAAATGTCGGCAGTTGTTATTTAA
- a CDS encoding quinone-dependent dihydroorotate dehydrogenase — MYKKIIKPLLFDYDPEKVHNFTIDKLSGSIFPAILKLLYSFEDKKLETKAGRLTFRNPIGLAAGMDKNATALAGWDAMGFGFAEVGTVTPLPQDGNPKPRMFRLPEFGAVINRLGFNNAGADEFEKNLEESKEKIRRDFIVGVNIGKNKHTELDDAYQDYKFSFEKCFETADYFTINVSSPNTEGLRQLQQKKFLDEILKHLQLLNKELDTTYSDTAKDIYLKIAPDLTEAELDDIIQVSIDNNITGLIATNTTISRDTLPEGIYESGGLSGKPLEPISNSVIKYVMNRAQGKLVVIACGGISSYDDIREKLDLGASLVQLYTGLIYEGPGLIKRLKKEMLSARK; from the coding sequence ATGTATAAAAAGATCATCAAACCGCTTTTATTCGATTACGACCCCGAAAAAGTCCATAATTTTACAATAGATAAACTATCCGGTTCAATATTTCCCGCAATTTTAAAGCTGCTTTACAGTTTTGAAGATAAAAAACTAGAAACTAAAGCAGGCAGGTTAACATTCCGTAATCCGATCGGGCTTGCCGCGGGAATGGATAAAAATGCAACTGCGCTAGCAGGATGGGATGCAATGGGATTCGGCTTTGCCGAAGTTGGTACAGTAACACCGCTTCCGCAGGATGGAAATCCAAAACCGCGCATGTTCAGGCTGCCGGAATTCGGCGCTGTTATAAACAGGCTGGGCTTTAATAATGCCGGCGCGGATGAATTTGAAAAAAACCTGGAAGAATCAAAGGAAAAGATCAGGCGTGATTTTATTGTTGGGGTTAATATCGGGAAAAATAAACATACTGAGCTTGACGACGCTTACCAGGATTATAAGTTTTCATTTGAAAAATGTTTTGAAACAGCAGATTATTTTACAATTAATGTAAGCTCTCCAAATACCGAAGGGCTCAGACAGCTTCAGCAGAAAAAATTCCTTGATGAAATATTAAAACATTTGCAGCTGCTTAATAAGGAGCTGGATACTACATATTCTGATACAGCAAAAGATATATATCTGAAGATAGCACCTGACCTGACAGAAGCTGAGCTTGATGACATTATCCAGGTTTCAATAGATAATAACATCACAGGACTAATAGCAACCAATACAACAATTTCAAGAGATACGCTGCCTGAAGGTATATATGAAAGCGGGGGATTAAGCGGTAAACCGCTTGAACCTATTTCCAATTCAGTAATTAAATATGTGATGAATAGGGCTCAGGGTAAGCTTGTAGTAATAGCATGCGGCGGGATATCCTCATATGATGATATAAGAGAGAAGCTTGATCTCGGGGCTTCGCTGGTTCAGCTTTATACCGGACTGATATATGAAGGTCCCGGTTTGATCAAGCGGTTGAAAAAAGAAATGCTTTCTGCCCGGAAATAA
- a CDS encoding STAS/SEC14 domain-containing protein, with amino-acid sequence MPYSIKFETSPRRIEVEYSGTVTDDEFNQAINDFVNFNKDKNCLLVLTDLTEMKVTPSILNVYNSINTFEKMGIDNRTSEALILEQNKFVESNIKFYENACQNRGYNVRIFYNREDAIHWLKLQE; translated from the coding sequence ATGCCGTACTCAATAAAATTTGAAACATCTCCCCGGAGGATCGAGGTTGAATATTCAGGAACTGTAACCGATGACGAATTTAATCAGGCTATTAATGATTTTGTAAATTTTAATAAAGATAAAAATTGTCTGCTGGTGCTCACAGATCTAACTGAAATGAAAGTAACCCCTTCCATTTTAAATGTTTATAATTCAATCAATACATTTGAAAAAATGGGTATTGATAACAGGACATCTGAAGCCTTGATTCTTGAACAAAATAAATTTGTAGAAAGTAATATTAAATTTTACGAAAATGCCTGCCAAAACCGTGGTTATAATGTCAGGATATTTTACAACAGGGAAGATGCGATTCATTGGTTAAAACTGCAGGAATGA
- a CDS encoding GNAT family N-acetyltransferase, whose protein sequence is MDIEIKEFDVNLKDSVLDFLTSGYWPFHSSPKIPREKLEKQFSEGYFTGEGHRTFVILNNKDELIGVIRLFDLGSGPEDDETPLFDIKIKEEFRCKGIGKKALNWLTNFVFTNYPNKLRFEATTRIDNTAMRSVFEKCGFVKEAHYRQAWPDADGIRYDCTGYSILKSDWMNKTKTPVKFEL, encoded by the coding sequence ATGGATATTGAAATAAAAGAATTTGATGTTAACCTAAAAGATTCAGTATTGGATTTCCTTACCTCCGGTTACTGGCCGTTCCATAGCTCACCCAAAATTCCCAGGGAAAAGCTGGAAAAACAATTCAGCGAAGGGTATTTTACCGGTGAAGGACACAGAACATTTGTTATCTTAAATAACAAAGATGAATTGATAGGTGTAATAAGATTGTTCGATCTGGGTTCAGGACCTGAAGATGATGAAACCCCGTTATTTGATATAAAAATTAAAGAAGAATTTCGCTGTAAAGGAATCGGTAAAAAAGCCTTAAACTGGCTTACAAATTTTGTGTTTACAAACTACCCCAATAAGCTAAGGTTTGAAGCTACTACAAGGATAGATAATACAGCGATGCGCAGTGTATTTGAAAAATGCGGATTTGTAAAGGAAGCTCATTACCGCCAGGCCTGGCCTGATGCTGATGGTATCAGGTATGATTGTACGGGATATTCGATCTTAAAGAGTGACTGGATGAATAAAACAAAAACGCCGGTGAAATTTGAACTGTAA
- a CDS encoding MATE family efflux transporter: MPEKRSRALKIFDTIVQSLKGVEYDYTKGSINKAVFLLAIPMMLELSLESVFAVVDMFFVSKLGPNAIATVGLTESVVTIVYSISIGLSTGATAIIARRVGEKDLPSAAKACAQSLIIALAVSVVISFPGIFFASDILALMGASPEVVNEGAIFAQILIGGNLVIILLFLINGIFRGAGNAAMAMKSLWIASLANIILCPILIHFYGLKGAAIATVIGRTSGVVYQCYHLFNGKSFLKISKEYFRINFELIRSIIKISWPATMQFIIASGSWIVLTRLVAETGGTNASAGYQIAFRNMVFFFLPAWGLSNAAATLVGQNLGAKELERAEQSVLLSVKYNIIFMGLVMVTFLIFPEQIIRIFTSDEAVLSYGAHALQIIGAGYIFFGIGMVFTQALNGAGDTRTPTIINLVCFWVFQVPFAYFLAYVLELSSTGAFIAIPAAEVLIALLSWYYFRKGKWKAVKV; the protein is encoded by the coding sequence TTGCCTGAAAAAAGAAGCAGAGCTTTAAAAATATTTGATACGATAGTCCAATCCCTTAAAGGGGTGGAATATGACTACACCAAAGGAAGCATAAACAAGGCGGTGTTCCTGCTTGCAATACCTATGATGCTTGAGCTTAGCCTTGAAAGCGTATTTGCTGTAGTTGATATGTTCTTTGTAAGCAAGCTGGGTCCGAACGCCATTGCAACTGTTGGGCTTACGGAATCAGTTGTTACAATTGTATATTCCATATCTATAGGATTAAGCACAGGTGCAACGGCTATAATTGCACGCAGGGTCGGAGAAAAAGACCTTCCTTCGGCGGCAAAAGCCTGCGCGCAGTCTTTGATAATCGCACTGGCTGTTTCAGTAGTTATCAGCTTTCCGGGAATATTCTTCGCATCAGATATCCTTGCTCTCATGGGCGCCAGCCCTGAGGTGGTTAATGAAGGCGCTATTTTCGCACAGATCTTAATCGGAGGTAATCTTGTTATTATACTGCTGTTCCTTATTAACGGTATATTCCGCGGAGCAGGAAATGCGGCCATGGCTATGAAAAGCCTTTGGATAGCGAGCCTTGCGAATATTATTTTATGCCCAATCCTGATTCATTTTTACGGTCTCAAAGGGGCAGCAATAGCTACTGTTATTGGCAGAACGTCCGGGGTTGTTTACCAGTGCTACCATCTTTTCAACGGGAAAAGCTTTTTAAAGATAAGCAAAGAATATTTTAGGATAAATTTTGAGCTGATAAGATCAATTATCAAAATTTCATGGCCGGCAACTATGCAGTTCATAATAGCCAGCGGAAGCTGGATAGTTTTAACAAGGCTTGTGGCTGAAACAGGAGGAACGAACGCTTCAGCAGGATACCAGATCGCATTCAGGAATATGGTATTTTTCTTCCTTCCCGCATGGGGCTTAAGCAACGCTGCCGCAACACTTGTTGGGCAGAACCTCGGCGCGAAAGAGCTTGAACGCGCTGAACAAAGCGTACTGCTTTCTGTGAAGTATAATATAATTTTTATGGGACTGGTAATGGTAACTTTTCTTATCTTCCCTGAGCAGATTATAAGGATATTTACAAGTGATGAAGCAGTATTAAGCTACGGTGCGCATGCGCTTCAGATCATAGGAGCCGGATATATATTTTTCGGTATTGGGATGGTTTTTACACAGGCTTTAAACGGCGCAGGTGATACAAGGACTCCGACTATTATTAACCTGGTATGTTTCTGGGTTTTCCAGGTTCCCTTCGCATATTTTTTAGCTTATGTGCTGGAGCTCAGCTCAACAGGTGCTTTTATAGCTATACCGGCAGCAGAAGTTTTAATAGCACTGCTTTCCTGGTATTACTTCCGGAAAGGCAAATGGAAAGCTGTAAAAGTATAA
- a CDS encoding winged helix-turn-helix transcriptional regulator, whose translation MMRDVFQAIADPTRREILGMIAYRSLNVNAVSGHFEISRAAIYKHLKILREAGLVEIKQEGRERFCRAKLEKLEAVSDWVDQYRKLWNQKLDSLEAYLDKLQNRNKTGGDSNDK comes from the coding sequence ATTATGAGAGATGTATTCCAGGCAATAGCTGATCCAACAAGAAGGGAAATTCTTGGTATGATAGCATACCGTTCATTAAATGTAAATGCCGTATCGGGGCACTTCGAGATCAGCCGGGCAGCAATTTACAAGCACCTGAAGATCCTGCGGGAAGCTGGACTCGTTGAAATAAAACAGGAAGGCAGAGAGCGCTTCTGCAGGGCAAAACTGGAAAAGCTTGAAGCAGTTTCAGACTGGGTTGACCAGTACAGAAAGCTTTGGAATCAGAAGCTGGATTCACTGGAAGCTTACCTTGATAAACTGCAGAACAGAAATAAAACCGGAGGAGATAGCAATGACAAATAA
- a CDS encoding DUF3291 domain-containing protein: MVITVTSIKLKSVWYFFRLSAWGYKIQKQLRKEPGFIKMKNTGFGSDHYTLSVWQSENDLKRFARSGVHAEAMKQSRSLSTEIRTYTFTSDIIPGWPEAKDLLRSKAKVLQFK; the protein is encoded by the coding sequence TTGGTAATAACTGTTACATCAATAAAGCTGAAAAGTGTCTGGTATTTTTTCAGGCTTTCAGCATGGGGATATAAGATCCAGAAACAGCTGAGAAAAGAGCCCGGATTTATTAAAATGAAAAATACCGGCTTCGGCTCTGACCATTACACACTTTCCGTTTGGCAATCTGAAAACGACCTTAAAAGATTTGCTCGCAGCGGCGTTCATGCAGAAGCAATGAAACAATCAAGAAGCTTATCCACCGAGATCCGCACTTATACATTTACATCCGATATCATTCCGGGATGGCCCGAAGCAAAAGACCTGCTTCGATCAAAAGCAAAAGTACTACAATTTAAATAG
- a CDS encoding DoxX family protein, with the protein MFRNFLQKYSDAGLLFIRIGIGIPFVFVYGIMKIEGGPEMWQMIGAAMSNIKINFGHVFFGFLAAASEFFGGILILLGLFTRTAAAFLAFTMLMAFITHLSMLDPWHVAMHPMELFGVFMGLLFAGAGKYSLDNILFNKKSSN; encoded by the coding sequence ATGTTCAGGAATTTTCTTCAAAAGTATTCAGATGCGGGATTATTATTTATCCGCATAGGTATAGGAATACCATTTGTATTTGTTTATGGCATAATGAAAATTGAAGGAGGCCCCGAGATGTGGCAAATGATCGGCGCTGCAATGTCAAATATAAAAATAAATTTCGGGCATGTGTTCTTTGGTTTCCTGGCTGCAGCAAGCGAATTTTTTGGGGGTATACTGATACTTCTCGGCTTATTCACCCGCACAGCAGCGGCATTTCTGGCATTTACAATGCTGATGGCATTCATAACCCATTTATCAATGCTCGATCCATGGCATGTTGCTATGCACCCAATGGAGCTGTTCGGTGTATTCATGGGCCTGCTATTTGCCGGAGCCGGAAAGTACAGTCTTGACAATATTTTATTTAACAAAAAAAGTTCTAATTAA
- a CDS encoding cupin domain-containing protein, which produces MEKVIISDKLELINKYWDPKIAGELNGQHVKLVKFKGEFVWHKHDKEDEMFYVLKGSFVMKLRSGDITINENEFIIIPKGTEHCPIADEEVSVMLFEPSGTLNTGNVINEFTKNDLKTI; this is translated from the coding sequence ATGGAAAAAGTAATTATAAGCGATAAGCTTGAGCTTATTAATAAATACTGGGACCCGAAAATAGCCGGAGAGCTGAACGGACAGCATGTTAAGCTTGTTAAGTTCAAAGGAGAATTTGTCTGGCATAAACATGATAAAGAAGATGAGATGTTCTACGTCTTAAAAGGCAGCTTCGTTATGAAGCTTCGCAGCGGGGATATAACTATCAATGAAAATGAATTTATAATTATTCCCAAAGGGACAGAGCATTGCCCGATTGCTGATGAAGAAGTATCCGTTATGCTGTTTGAGCCGTCCGGGACCCTAAACACAGGCAACGTTATTAATGAATTTACTAAAAATGATCTTAAAACAATATAA
- a CDS encoding GNAT family N-acetyltransferase — protein sequence MDKFIIESERIRLREFNSGDGEFIYKLLNTPGWLKYIGSRSINCPEDGVKYIEEKLAKGYKENGFGFYLMILKSTGQKAGMCGLVKRDGLDDVDIGFALLPEFENFGYAAEASQSVLQFAKDVLKLHRIAAITVPYNYSSIKLLEKLGMKFEKTINIPNDTEDLLLYTKELYD from the coding sequence ATGGATAAATTCATAATTGAATCCGAACGAATCAGGCTGCGTGAGTTCAATTCCGGCGATGGGGAGTTTATTTACAAACTACTAAATACTCCGGGATGGCTTAAATATATAGGAAGCCGGTCCATAAACTGCCCGGAAGACGGAGTAAAATATATTGAAGAAAAATTAGCCAAAGGCTACAAAGAAAACGGTTTCGGCTTTTATCTCATGATACTTAAATCCACCGGACAAAAAGCCGGGATGTGCGGGCTGGTAAAAAGAGACGGGCTTGATGATGTTGATATAGGCTTTGCTCTTCTGCCTGAATTTGAGAATTTCGGCTATGCTGCCGAAGCTTCGCAAAGTGTTTTACAGTTCGCAAAAGATGTTCTGAAACTGCACAGGATAGCTGCAATTACTGTACCTTATAACTATTCTTCTATTAAACTGCTTGAAAAGCTTGGGATGAAATTTGAAAAAACGATCAATATACCCAATGACACTGAAGATCTTCTGCTTTATACCAAAGAATTGTATGACTGA